The genomic interval GCTGCGACAGCGCCTGGACAGCTCCAAGGGATGCTTCACCTCGGACGCCACCAAGCAGTCGCAGGACATCGACATCGACACCTTCCAGGCGGCGTGGACTCAGAGCTGGACGCCGCTGTTCACCACCCAGGTGGTGGGCAGCTTCCAGCTCCAGCACGGCTTCCTCGGCAACCCGTACCGCGGCGTCGTGATCGGCGCGACGGGGCAGATCGCCCAGGAGCACCATCCCGACAATCGCGCCCGGAGCGCCATCGCGGTGCGCGGCAAGTACTACATCAAGGGCGCCAAGACCACGATCGGCCTGGGCGTTCGCGGCTACCGCGACACCTGGGACATCCTGAGCCAGACGGTCCAGCTCGATGCCGAGCGCTACATGCTGCCGTGGCTTCGGCTGCTCGTGCGGGGGCGCTACTACAACCAGGGCGGTGCGCTGTTCTGGAGCGACGACTACACCGGCGGCGAGCCGCAGATGGGCCCCCGCGGCCAGTATTGGACGGGGGACCGCGAGCTGTCACCGCTCAAGAGCTACATGCTCGGAGGCCGCGTGCTCGGGGAGTGGCGCGGCCGTCCGGGAGATCGCATCTTCGGCATGCTGCTGACGGCGTCCGCCGGCGCGAACCTGGACGTGGTGAAGACGAACCTCGAGGAGTTCACCCTCGCCGGACAAGCGCCGGACGACACCTGGGCCTTCATCTTGGGCCTGGGTGTGAGCGGCGGATTCTGACGCAGTAGGGTCTTGTCGGGGCGGCGCGAGCCCGTCGCTGCGCGCGGTTCCGCGGCGAACCGACAATGGAAGCTGCTAACGGAGGTTGTGGCGCCGGGCGAGATCGTAAAGGTGCTTGCGGTCCATCTTCGCCTCGCGAGCGGCGGCGCTGATGTTGCCGTCGTGGCGTTCGAGGAGCCACGAGACGTAGGCGCGCTCGAACTCGGCTTCGTAGGCGGAGCGGATCTCGCGGTAGCTCTTGGCGGGATCGAAGCCGCCCTCGAAGCTTCCGGCAGCCGGCGTGGGGCTCACGGTGACGGGGAGATCCACCAGCGCGAGGTCGCTCTGCCCGCTGGCGGTGGCGATGTAGATGGCGCGGTCGAGGACGTTGCGGAGCTCCCGCACGTTACCCGGCCAGTCGTGGGCCACGAGGGCGGCGAGGGTGTCCTTGCTCAAGCGCACGGCGGCGGCGGCGGGGTCGCGCTTCTTCGCGACTTCGATGAAGTGCTCGACCAGGAGCGAGACGTCTTCGCGGCGCTGGCGCAGGGGCGGCACCGTGATGGGGACGACGGCGAGACGGAAGTAGAGATCTTCGCGGAACTTGCCGCGCTCCACCTCTTCTTTGAGGTTTCGCTTGGTGGCGGCCACGATGCGGGCCTCGGCGCGGAGGGGCTTGTTGCCACCGACGCGGCGGAACTCGCCGGACTCCAGCACTCGAAGCAGCTTGGGCTGCACGTCCAGCGGCAGCTCGCCCACCTCGTCCAAGAACACCGTGCCGCGACCGGCGGTCTCGAAGGCGCCGGCGCGGGAGGAGACGGCGCCGGTGAAGGCGCCGCGCTCGTGGCCGAAGAGCTCGCTCTCGATCAGGTTGTAGCTGACGGCGCCGCAGTCCACGACCACGAAGGGGCCGCCGCTGCGGCGGCTCTTCTGGTGGATGGAGCGCGCGAGCACGTCCTTGCCGGTGCCCGTTTCGCCTTCCAGGAGCACCGGCGCGTCCGTCGGTGCGATGTGCTCGAGCATGCCGAACACGGTGCGCATCGCCAGGCTCGGGCCCAGGGCCTCACCGAAACGGACCGCCTCGCTGGGTAGGATCTGCGCGCGGTTGGGCTCGGTGCGCAGCAAGAGCTCCACGTCCCCCACGACCAGGCTGGCGCCGGGAGCGATGGTGGCTTCGCGGATTTGCGTGCGCCCCACCCGGGTGTGGTTGGTGGAGTCCAGATCCCGCACGCTGAGGCCGCCGCTCTTGCGCTCCAGCACGCAGTGGTGGCGCGAGACCGTGTCGTCCGGCAGCACCAGGTCGTTGTCCTGGGCCTTGCCGATGGTGAGGCGCTCGCGAACGGGAACTCGCTGGCCGCGCGCCTGGCCGCTCACCACCACCAGCACCAGCTGGTCCGGCGTGGCGGCGCTGCCCCCCGCAGAACGGGTGGCCATTTGAGTCGAGGGCTCGCTCATGGGCTCAGCGTGACGGGAATGACGACTTCCTCGCCCGCCAGACTAACCCGACGCTCGACGCGTGTCTCCGTCGGCGAGCCATCGTGGACGACCGCGAGGTCGAGCAGGTAGCGACCGTTGGGGAGCGACACGGTGTGGCGAACCCGCGACGGCGCTCCGCGCTCGAACGACAAGGTGAAGCCTCGCGCGGGCTCGCGCTCGCCTTCGCGCGTCAGGCTGCCTTCGATGCGGCGGACGGAGCCTTCGCCCTCGAGGCGCAACACCAGCGGCTGGTCGTGGGGCAGGGTCGGCGCGACCACCGCGACGGCAGCGATGACGCCGACGCCGAGGAGGAGCTTGGCCCCGAGCCTACGGCGCGGGGCATCGAGCTTCACGGCGCGGAGCCCTTGGGCGCGATGGGCGGAGCGCCGGGCACGCCGGCGTGGGGGTTTGCGATGGGCGGAGCGCCCGGCACGCCGGCGTGAGGATTGGCGGGTGCCGTTCCGCCCTCGGGCGCTCCGGCGTCCGCCGCAGCCTTGGGCCGCGGCACCAGCATGCGCACCAGCTTCACCAGACCGTCGATCGTCTCCTGGGGCAGATCGAAGGCGGGCATCTCGCCGCGGCCGTTCTTGATGCTGGCGGCGAGGTCCTGATCGCTCACCGTGTCCTGCCAGTTCTTGTCGGCGAGGTTTCGCGCTCGGACCATCGCGCCGCGCGGGCCATCGCCGCGACCCACCATGCCGTGGCAGGTGGTGCACTTGGCCTTCCAGGTGGCGATGGTGACCTCGTTCACCCCTTGGATGCCGGTGTCCGGAGGACGCCCGGAGTCGGGTGCAGCGGAGACCTGATCGTTCGAGGGGTTATCCGTGTGGTCGTGATCCGACGGGCGCCACTCCCGCAGGTCGTCCGGGTCGCGGCTGCAACCCGCTGCCAGAGCGATGGCGACGATGAACCAAAGACTGCGCTTCACGGGGCGGGGTCATAGCACGAACCCGAGAAAGTCGATCCCAGCGGCACAAAATGACTCCGGCGCAGCCCGATGAATCGAGCCGCGCCGGTGCATTGGACAGGGGTCTTCAGTAGTCGAAGACCTTGCCGCCCGCCGTGGGGTCCATCCCCAGGTACTTCTTGCCGTTGAGCTCGGCGATCTTGAACTCGGTGCGGCGGTTCTGGGCGCGGCCCGCTTCCGTGGTGTTGTCCGCGATCGGCTTGGCTTCGCCGAAGCCGACGGCGATGACACGGTCCTTGGCAACGCCGTGATCCACCAAGTAGCGCTTGATGGTCAGGGCGCGCTCACCGGACAGCTTGATGTTGTCCGCGGGCTGGCCGACGTTGTCGGTGTGGCCTTCGACCCGGAGCTTGGTGACCTGCGGGTTCTGGTCCAAGAACAGCTTGAGCTGATCGAGGACGACCTCGCTGCCGGAGCCTTCTTGAAGCTCGGCGGAGTTGGTCTTGAAGGTGATGTTGCCCGGAATCGAAATCGTGTCGCCCTTGACGGTGGCCGTGCTCTGCGTGGGGGCAGGGGCGGGCTCCGTGGTGGCGGCGGGGGCCGGGGTGGCAGCCGGCGCGGGGGGCGGCGGAGGCGGAGCCTCTCCACCCGTCTGCGCTTCTCCGCCGGCAGCGGCGTGAATCGTGCAGCCCGCGAGGGACGAGGCGGCGAGCGCCGCAATGGTGATGACCAAAGCTGACTTACGAACCATTTCCGATCCTCCTCGAAGGCGGGTGGTAGCCGGGGGTTTTCTTCGGCTGTCCGGCCCGCAAGCGGTAGTCCAACTCCCTTGAGAAACGCAAGCCCCGGCGACTCCTTACGCACCGAATGCCCGCAGGGCGATAGACGAAGGGCTGTTTCGCCCTGTTCAATCAGAGCCGCCCTTCTCGCACCTTTTTCCGGCCCGGCGGCACAAAAAAGCGACGCCGGCCAGGCCCAAAGGCCGACCGGCGTCGGTCAGGAACCCGGAGGGGCTCAGTTGGTGGCGCAGGGGTCCGGGCTGGGGGTGGCCGGCGGGGCCACGGGGCCGAGCTTCACGGCCTGCCCCTCGAAGGCCAGGCCGATGCTGATGGCATCGCAGGTCTTCGCGGAGTCGCCGTTGGTGCCATCCTTCATGATGTCGCTCGCCGCGCGGATCTGCTGGGCGATGCTGTCGAAGGTGGCGCCGTCACACAGGTTGGGGTCGAAGCCGCCGGCGATCTTCTTGAGCTCGTTGATGAGCACCTCGGTCTCGATCACGCCTGCGATGATGCCGTTGGAGGCCGTGGCGTTGGTGCCCGTACCTGAGACGTCCATGCCGATCTGCGCCTGGGTGATGTTCAGGTTCAGGTCGAAGCCCTGGATGCTCACGGCCAGGTTCAGAGTGCCGGGGGAGCCGCTGACCCAAGTGCCGCCCGCGACATAGCTCGTGTCGAACTTCACCTTGGGGTTATTGATGTCGCCGTTGTTGAGCAGCTCCGGGAACACCGGCCACTCGTCGTTGCCGTCCCAGTTCGGCGGCGGGTCGAGCTTGGCGCCGCCATACAGCGCGGCCTTGATAGCGGTCTGGTCCGCGTTGGCGTCCAGATTGTCCATCTTCACCATGATGGTGAAGGAGCCATCTTCCAGCGAGGCGGAGATGTCGTCGCTGGGGTTGGAGGTGAACGTCTTGATGATGGGGATGAGGTTGCCACCGAAGCTGTTGTCGATGCCGTCGTTGCCGTCCGTCTTCACGCTGGCGGGGTTCGCTCCCTTGGCGGGCGCGCAGTGGTTGGTGCCGCTCTTGGTGGAGATCAGGCCGTCGAGGTTGTAGCCGAAGCTCTTCCAAGCGTTCGGATCCGGGTTGCCCTGACGATCCGTCTCGCCCACGAACAGCTTGCGCACAGCGATCACCGTGGGATCGGTGCCAGCGCCGGGAGTGCCACCGGGATCCGCCGGAGGCTGAGCGCCCGGCTCCTGCTTGTCGACCGTGCCACCGCCGCTGCCGCCGGTTCCGCCATCCGTAGCGCCCCCGCCGCCGGTGCCGCTCGGGCTGCTGTCGTCGCTACCGCCGCAGGCAGCAACGGAAATGATGGAACCGAAACACACAGTAAGCAGAGCAAAGTGACGTCGAAGCATGCGATCCTCCTCGGGGCTCTCCCCCGGCTTGTCCGGAAATCCTTACACGAGAGCGACCCTCACGCCGGCCACTCCACGGGCGACGGCAGATTAGCCGGAACGACGGGCAGTGCAACGGTAATTGAACACCGGGCCGATGCTCCGTGTGTGCGTCCGTGTGGTTGGCGCGCGGCGTCAAATGCGAGGCCGCAAGTCGCGCCGGGTGGTGGTACACCCTGCGACCGATGTCTGCGGAGTTCGTCCACCTCCACGTGCACACCCAGTTCTCGTTCTTGGTGAGCACGGTGAAGCTCGCGGAGCTGCCGGCGCGCACGAAAGAGCTCGGCATGAGCGCCGTCGCGCTCACGGATCGCGCGAACATGTACGGTGCCATCCGGCACTGGAAGAAGTGCAAGGCCATCGGCGTGCGTCCCATCTTGGGCGCCGAGGTGAACGTCGCCCGCGAAGGCGGCAAGGGCGTGGTGGATCACCTCGTGCTGTTGGCGTCCAACGACGCCGGCTACCGAAACCTGATCGATCTGGTGAGCCTCGGCTATCGCGAGCCGGCGAGCGACGCCGGCGCCAGCATCCGCTTGGAAGACATCGCGACGCGTCGCTCCGGGCTCGTCGGGCTCAGCGGCTGCCTCGGTGGCGTCGCCGCGCAGGCCATTCTCGAGAACGGTCCCGAGCGTGGCCAGGCGATGCTGGGCAAGCTCGCGGAGGCCTTCGACCCAGGCTCGCTGTTCGTGGAGCTGCAGGATCACGGTCTGCCGGAGCAGCCGGTGGTCAACGACCTGTTGGCCAAGGCCGCCAAGAATCTCGACCTGCCGCTGGTGGCCACCAACGACGTGCACTTCATGAAGCGCGAGGACGGCGAGGCGCAGCTCTACCTCGAGTGCATTCGCCAGGGTCGGGTGGTTCAGCAAGAGCGCGAGAACCACCACGGCAGCTTCGAGATGTACCTGAAAAGCCCCGCGGAAATGGCGGAGACGTTCCGGGACTTGCCGGACGCCGTGCGCAACACGCTGCGGGTCGCGGAAATGTGCTCGGGGCTCGAGCTGACGCTGGATCAGCCGATGCTGCCCCGCTTTCCGGTGCCGGAAGGCTACGACGTCGACGGCTACTTCCGCCACGTGGCCGAGGAAGGCCTGGCGCGTCGGTTCGCGGAGTTCGTGCGGGTCGGCAAGAAGGTCGACGAGAGCGCGTATCGACAGCGCCTGGAGCGCGAGCTGGAAGTGATCGTGGGCATGAAGTACCCGGGCTACTTCCTGATCGTCTGGGACTTCATTCGTGAAGCGAAGGCGCGGGGCATCCCCGTGGGGCCTGGCCGTGGCTCCGGCGCCGGTTCGCTGGTGGCGTACTCGATGGGCATCACGGAGATCGATCCGTTGCCCTACAACCTGCTGTTCGAGCGCTTCCTCAATCCGGAGCGCGTGAGCATGCCGGACTTCGACGTCGACTTCTGCATGGCGCGTCGAGACGAGGTCATCACCTACGTCGCGGAGAAGTACGGCCGCGACAGCGTCGGTCAAATCGCGACGTATCAGAACCTCAAGGCTCGCAGCGTGATCAAGGACGTGGCTCGCGCCATGGGCATCCCCGCGCCGGATGCTCAGCGTATTGCCAGTTTGGTGCCGGACCTGGGGCAGGGAAAGACGGCCACCGTGGAGCAGGCCCTGGAAATGGAGCCCAAGCTCAAAGCCATGGTGGACTCCGATGCGCAGGTGGCGGAGCTCCTCACGCAGGCCAAGAAGCTCGAGGGCCTCACGCGCCACGCCGGGATGCACGCCGCGGGCGTGGTGATCAGCGATGGCCCGCTGTTCCACCACGTTCCCATCTTCACCAGCGACAGCCACGCCGTCACTCAGTACGACAAGGACGACGTCGAGGCCGCGGGCTTGGTGAAGTTCGACTTCCTGGGCCTGAAGACGCTCACGGTGATCGACATCGCCCAGCGTTTGGTCAACGCCCGGCCGGACCGCAAGGACGACCCGCTGGACTTGTCCTCCATCGCCCTCGACGACCGCGACACCTACGCGCTGATCTCCAGCGGTGACACCACCGGAGTGTTCCAGCTTGAGTCGAGCGGAATGCAGCAGCTCCTTCGACAGCTGAAGCCGGACTGCTTCGAGGACATCGTCGCCGCGGTGGCGCTGTACCGCCCCGGTCCCCTCGGTACCGGCATGATTGACGACTTCATCGGTGGAAAGCATGGGCGCAAGCCCATCCGCAAGCTCCACCCGCTGGTCGACGACGTGCTCAAGCCCACCTACGGCGTGCCCGTGTACCAGGAGCAGGTGATGCAGATCGCGCAGCACCTGGCGGGCTACTCCCTGGGCGGCGCGGACTTGCTCCGGCGCGCGATGGGCAAGAAGAAGGCCGAAGAGATGAAGCGCCAGCAGCAGATCTTCGTCGACGGCGCCAAGAAGAACGACGTCAGCGAGGAGCAGGCCCTGGCCATCTTCCGCGAGGTGGAGGGCTTCGCGTCCTACGGCTTCAACAAGAGCCACTCCGCCGCCTACGCGCTGGTCACCTATCACACGGCGTATCTCAAGGCGCACTACCCGACGGAGTTCTTCGCCGCGCTGCTGACCGCGGACAAGGACAAGATCGAGAAGGTGGTGCGCACCATCGCCGAGGCGCGCGCCTGGGGCGTCAGCGTGCTGCCGCCGGACATCAACGCGAGCTCGCTGGACTTCACCGTGGTGTACGCGCACCCCGACGGTCGCGGTCCCGCGCGCGGTCCCGGCAAGCTGCGCGACCGAAGCGGGCCGCAAATTCGCTTCGGGTTGGGCGCCGTGCGCGGCGTGGGCGAAGCCGCCCTCGAGTCCGTGTTCGAGGCCCGGGACGCCGGCGGCCCCTTCGGGGATTTGTTCGACTTCGCCGGGCGCGTGGACGCCAAGCGACTGAACAAGGGCGTCTTCGAAGCGCTGGTGCAGTGCGGCGCCTTCGATTCCGCGCTCACACCCATTGGCATCAGCCGGGCGCGCGCCTACGCCGCCGTGGATCGCGCTCTCGAGCGCGCTCGCAGCGCGAGCCGTGATCGCGAGCGCGGCCAGACCACCTTGTTCGGCATGTTCGCCGCGGCGGAACAGGAGTCGGCGGCGACCGACGGCGACGCGGCCAAGGCCGACGAGTATCCGAGGTGCGAGGAGTGGGATCGGCTGGAGCTGCTCCGTCGCGAGAAGGCTTCCCTCGGCTGCTACGTGTCCGGCCATCCGCTGTTCCGCTACGGCAACAAGCTCGAGCGCCTGGGGGCGGTGGCTACCATCAAGGTGGCCGGTGAGCAGGCCTGGAGCATGGTCAACGTCGCCGGCATGGTGGAGGGCTACCGCGAGCGCTTGTTCAAGGGTGGGAGCGGGGGCAAGGCGGCGTTCTTCGAGCTGGAGGACGCGTTCGGTCGCGTGCAGGCCAAGCTCCGGGGGGATCGCATCGAGCGCTTCGGACAGCTCCTCACCGGTGGCGAGCCGGTGTTGGTCACGGGCAAGGTGAGCTTCCCGATCACCGACGAGCCGGAAGAAGATCCCG from Polyangiaceae bacterium carries:
- a CDS encoding DUF3570 domain-containing protein — protein: MSRSSTLFHVLLAAFVALLGSLLFATPARAQVVDVNLRTTVFHEPSSKKSQMTVVTPAATLAVMPWEWLTVSGHYEADVVSGASEPIKAGPLSSPDIISQASVKDVRHVFGGSFTLKRKDTHLTAGYTYGAENDYKSNGIAVSAGTDFLKKNTQIELSYARGFDEVCNVAYPVTRDPTLRQRLDSSKGCFTSDATKQSQDIDIDTFQAAWTQSWTPLFTTQVVGSFQLQHGFLGNPYRGVVIGATGQIAQEHHPDNRARSAIAVRGKYYIKGAKTTIGLGVRGYRDTWDILSQTVQLDAERYMLPWLRLLVRGRYYNQGGALFWSDDYTGGEPQMGPRGQYWTGDRELSPLKSYMLGGRVLGEWRGRPGDRIFGMLLTASAGANLDVVKTNLEEFTLAGQAPDDTWAFILGLGVSGGF
- a CDS encoding sigma 54-dependent Fis family transcriptional regulator produces the protein MSEPSTQMATRSAGGSAATPDQLVLVVVSGQARGQRVPVRERLTIGKAQDNDLVLPDDTVSRHHCVLERKSGGLSVRDLDSTNHTRVGRTQIREATIAPGASLVVGDVELLLRTEPNRAQILPSEAVRFGEALGPSLAMRTVFGMLEHIAPTDAPVLLEGETGTGKDVLARSIHQKSRRSGGPFVVVDCGAVSYNLIESELFGHERGAFTGAVSSRAGAFETAGRGTVFLDEVGELPLDVQPKLLRVLESGEFRRVGGNKPLRAEARIVAATKRNLKEEVERGKFREDLYFRLAVVPITVPPLRQRREDVSLLVEHFIEVAKKRDPAAAAVRLSKDTLAALVAHDWPGNVRELRNVLDRAIYIATASGQSDLALVDLPVTVSPTPAAGSFEGGFDPAKSYREIRSAYEAEFERAYVSWLLERHDGNISAAAREAKMDRKHLYDLARRHNLR
- a CDS encoding c-type cytochrome, with the translated sequence MKRSLWFIVAIALAAGCSRDPDDLREWRPSDHDHTDNPSNDQVSAAPDSGRPPDTGIQGVNEVTIATWKAKCTTCHGMVGRGDGPRGAMVRARNLADKNWQDTVSDQDLAASIKNGRGEMPAFDLPQETIDGLVKLVRMLVPRPKAAADAGAPEGGTAPANPHAGVPGAPPIANPHAGVPGAPPIAPKGSAP
- a CDS encoding OmpA family protein → MVRKSALVITIAALAASSLAGCTIHAAAGGEAQTGGEAPPPPPPAPAATPAPAATTEPAPAPTQSTATVKGDTISIPGNITFKTNSAELQEGSGSEVVLDQLKLFLDQNPQVTKLRVEGHTDNVGQPADNIKLSGERALTIKRYLVDHGVAKDRVIAVGFGEAKPIADNTTEAGRAQNRRTEFKIAELNGKKYLGMDPTAGGKVFDY
- the dnaE gene encoding DNA polymerase III subunit alpha; protein product: MSAEFVHLHVHTQFSFLVSTVKLAELPARTKELGMSAVALTDRANMYGAIRHWKKCKAIGVRPILGAEVNVAREGGKGVVDHLVLLASNDAGYRNLIDLVSLGYREPASDAGASIRLEDIATRRSGLVGLSGCLGGVAAQAILENGPERGQAMLGKLAEAFDPGSLFVELQDHGLPEQPVVNDLLAKAAKNLDLPLVATNDVHFMKREDGEAQLYLECIRQGRVVQQERENHHGSFEMYLKSPAEMAETFRDLPDAVRNTLRVAEMCSGLELTLDQPMLPRFPVPEGYDVDGYFRHVAEEGLARRFAEFVRVGKKVDESAYRQRLERELEVIVGMKYPGYFLIVWDFIREAKARGIPVGPGRGSGAGSLVAYSMGITEIDPLPYNLLFERFLNPERVSMPDFDVDFCMARRDEVITYVAEKYGRDSVGQIATYQNLKARSVIKDVARAMGIPAPDAQRIASLVPDLGQGKTATVEQALEMEPKLKAMVDSDAQVAELLTQAKKLEGLTRHAGMHAAGVVISDGPLFHHVPIFTSDSHAVTQYDKDDVEAAGLVKFDFLGLKTLTVIDIAQRLVNARPDRKDDPLDLSSIALDDRDTYALISSGDTTGVFQLESSGMQQLLRQLKPDCFEDIVAAVALYRPGPLGTGMIDDFIGGKHGRKPIRKLHPLVDDVLKPTYGVPVYQEQVMQIAQHLAGYSLGGADLLRRAMGKKKAEEMKRQQQIFVDGAKKNDVSEEQALAIFREVEGFASYGFNKSHSAAYALVTYHTAYLKAHYPTEFFAALLTADKDKIEKVVRTIAEARAWGVSVLPPDINASSLDFTVVYAHPDGRGPARGPGKLRDRSGPQIRFGLGAVRGVGEAALESVFEARDAGGPFGDLFDFAGRVDAKRLNKGVFEALVQCGAFDSALTPIGISRARAYAAVDRALERARSASRDRERGQTTLFGMFAAAEQESAATDGDAAKADEYPRCEEWDRLELLRREKASLGCYVSGHPLFRYGNKLERLGAVATIKVAGEQAWSMVNVAGMVEGYRERLFKGGSGGKAAFFELEDAFGRVQAKLRGDRIERFGQLLTGGEPVLVTGKVSFPITDEPEEDPEPTLLVDSVELLSDAVLKATRSLSIRLSSERAARSELEKLRALLEDSPGSCPVELVLSLPDGAEAILALDETRVTPSDRVLSGLERMFGDTVAELR